CGAGCGACACGCCCGCGGGCAGGAAACTCTGCGGCTCGGCCCAGATCGCCGCCCCGTCCGAGCCGATGACCGCCACGCCGACGTTGAAGAAGGCGCTCTTTTCGTGCGTGAGTCTGAGGAGGCTGCGCTCGGGCTCCGAGTTGCGGTCGAGCAGGTTCACCTCCGAGCGCAGGCCGAGACGCGACAGCTCCGCGGCCAGGAGGTGCAGGTGGCGGCCGAGGTAATAGGCGTGCACCTGGGTCTCGAGCAGGAGCGTCTCGCGGGCGACCTCCTGCTGATAGGCGAGGTCGGTGGCGAGCGCCGCCACCAGGAGCGCGACGGCGACGACCGCCGTGCCGAGGTAGATCAGAAGGACGGCGCGCGCGAAGCGGGAGTGGACGGCCGAGAGGTCCTGCCCCTCCCCGCCGGGGCTCACGGCAGGAGCGGGGACAGCGCCGGGGCGCGACCCAGGAGACGCTCCTTCAGACGGGTCGCCCAGTAGTACGTAACGGGCAGGATCACCAGGGTCAGCACGGCCGACGATAGAGTACCACCGACCACGACCACCGCGATGGGGCGCTGCGTCTCGCTGCCGATGGCGTGCGACAGGGCCGCCGGCAGAAGACCGAGCGACGCCAGGAGCGCCGTCATCAGGACGGCCCGCAGCCGGTCGCGCGTTCCCGCGACCACCGCCTCATAGAAGTTCTCGCCGCGCTCCACGCGCGCCTTGATCGAGGCGACCACGAGGACACCGTTCAAGACCGCCTGCCCGAGGAGCGCGATGAAGCCGACGGCGGCGCTCACCGACAGAGGCATGCGCGCGGCCGCCAGTCCCAGGACACCGCCGATGAGGGCGAGCGGCACGTTCAGCATGATGAGGGCGCAGTCCCACACCGAGCCGAAGGCCGAGAACAGCAGGAGGAAGGTCAGGAGAAGCGACAGCGGGATGACCAGCTGCAGCCGGGCCATGGCGCGCTCCTGGTTCTCGAACTCCCCGCCCCAGGTGATCTCGTATCCCGCCGGGAGGGCCTGGCCCGAGGCGACGCGGGCGCGCGCCTCCTGCACGAACGACCCCATGTCGCGGTCCCGCACGTTCATGCGGATGCCGACGTAGCGCCGTCCGTTCTCGCGGGTGATGGCGGCGCGGCCGGTGCCCATGCGCACGTCGGCGACGGCGGTGAGCGGCACCAGGGCGCCGTTCTTCAGCGGCAGCATGAGAGTGCGGATCGAGCCGATGTCCTCGCGCGTCGCCGAGGGGAGCCGCACCGTGACGTCGAAGCGCTTCTCGCCCTCCCACAGCTCCGACGCGATGTGACCGCCCATCGCGGTCTCGACGTAGTCCTGCACGTCCGCCAGGTCGAGGTCGTAGCGCGCCAGGGCCTGTCGGTCGAGCGTCACGGCGATCTGCGGCATCTCGCCCGCCTTGACGATGCCGAGATCGGCGACACCCGGCACCTTCGCGATCGCGTCCTCCGCCTTCAGCGCGGCGTCCTGCAGGACGTCCAGATCGTCCCCGTAGATCTTGACGGCGATCTGACCGAACTGGCCCGAGATGTTTTCGTTCACGTTGTCCCTGATCGGCTGCGAGAAGTTGTACTCCGTTCCCGGGACTTCCCGGATGTTCCGCTCCATCTCGGCGATGAGATCGTCGAGGCCGTGCACCGACGAGCGCCACTCCGGCATCGGCTTGAGCTTGACGAAGATCTCCAGGTTGTTCGACAGCGTGGGGTCGGTGCCGTCCTCCGGACGACCGAGCTGGCTCAGGAGCTCCGTGACCTCGGGCGTGCGCCGGAGCCGCTCTTTCAGGAGCGGCACGAGCCTGCGGCCGGCGGTGAGCGACATGTTGCCCGGCAGCGTGAGGGTGACGTACAGCGCCCCCTCGTTCAGCTCGGGGAGGAACTCGGAGCCGAGACGCGGCAGGAGCGTCAGGGCCGAGAGGAACGCTCCGGCGGCGAGCGTCAGGACGATCTCCGGACGCAGCATGGAGAAGCGGATGGCCGGGTCGTAGGCCCGCCGGGCCCACGAGAGCAGGGGCGAGTCGGGCACCGGCCTCGAGCGTCGCAGCGACATGTGGGCCAGGACCGGGACGAGCGTGAAGCTGACGAGCAGGGCGCCCAGGAGGGCGCTGACCACGGTGTTGGCCATCGGCCGGAAGATGCGTCCCTCCACGCGCTGCAGCGAGAAGATCGGCAGGTAGGCGGCGATGATGATCAGAAGCGAGAACAGGGTCGGCCGCGCCACCTCGCGCGCCGCCTTCAGGATGCGATCGGACAGACGCTCGGCCTCGTTCCCCGGATGGACGTCGTCGCGCAGGTCCTCGCCGTGCACCCGGTGGAACAGGTGCTCGACGAGGATGACCGCGCCGTCCACGATGATCCCGAAGTCGACCGCACCCATCGACAGGAGGTTCGCCGACATCCCCCGGACGTAGAGATAGAGGAACGACGAGAACAGCGACAGCGGGATGACCGCGGCGACGATGAGGGAGGCCTTCACCGAGAGCATGAACAGGAACAGGACGAGCACGACCAGGAACGCCCCTTCGGCGAGGTTGTGGAACACCGTGTGCAGGGTCGTGTCGACCAGCTCGGTCCGGTCGTAGAACGGCTGGATGCGGATGCCCTGCGGCAGGACGCGATCGTTGATGTCCGCGATCCGTTCGCGCAGCCCCTTCAGGACGACCGAAGGGTTCTCGCCGCGGCGCATGAGGACGATCCCCTCGACCGCGTCCTCGTCCTCGTTGCGCGTCACGATCCCCTGGCGGGGGGCGTACCCGATCGTCACCCGGCCGACGTTCTTGACGGTCACGGGCACGCCCCCCTTCGAGCCGACACGCACTTCCTCCACGTCCTTCAAGTCCTTGAAGATGCCGAGGCTGCGGATCACGAACATCTCGCTGCCGCGCTCGACGTAGCCGCCCGAGGCGTTGTCGCTCGCCTTCTTGAGCGCCTCGAAGATGTCGGACAGGCCGACCTCCAGGGCGGCCATGCGCACGGGGTCCGGCTCGACGTGGATCTCGCGCAGCAGGCCGCCGTAGGACACCACGTCGGCCACGCCGGGGACCCGCAGCAGCTGCGGTCTCACCACCCAGTCCTGCTGCGTGCGCAGCGACATCGGGTCGGCCCCCTTCCCCTGCAGCGTGTAGCGGTACACCTCGCCGATCGGCGTCGCGAGGGGGCCGAGGGAGGGCTGGACTCCTTCCGGAAGCTCGGCCTGGCCCATGCGTTCGAGGACCTGCTGGCGCGCCAGGTAGGGTTCGACGCCGTCCTCGAAGGTCAGGGTCACGAACGACAGCCCGAAGAGAGAGATGCTGCGCAGCCGGAACAGGCCCGGCGTGCCGTTCAGCGCGCGCTCGAGCGGGATCGAGACGCGCCTCTCGACCTCCTCCGTGGGCTGGCCGGAGAACAGCGTGATGACCTGCACCTGGGTGTCGGTCGGGTCGGGGAAGGCCTCGACCGTGAGCCTGCTGAAGGCGTACCAGCCGCCCGCCGCGAGCACCGCCGCCAGGACGAACGGGGCGATCCGGTTCTTCAGGGAGTATCGGAGGAGCGCGTCGAGCATCGGGTCGGGTCTCAGGCTCCGAGGGTGACCTGGTTGTCGAGCAGGAGACCGCCCTCGTCCGCGATGATCTCGCCCGGAGTGAGACCCGACAGGACGGGGACGCGCCCGTCCCGCGAGGCGCCCGCGACGATCTCGCGCCGCGCGAAGCGCCCCGCGTCGTCGCGCACGTACACGTACTGCCGCGCGCCATCGCTGATCAGCGCGGTGGCCGGGATCTCCACGGTCCCGGCCCGGCTCGCCGTCGCGAAACGCACGCGCGCGTAAGTGTTCGGCCGCAACACGCCGTCGGGATTGGCGAGCCGCACCCGGATCGGGACGGTGTGCCGGTCGGGGTCGACGACCGCCGACACCATGGCGACCGTCCCCTCCGCGTTCAGACCGGGAATGGAGGGGCTCGTCACGACGGCCCGGGACCCCTCCTTGATCTGGGTCGCGTCGGACTCGAAGAGATCGGCCAGGACCCATACCGAGGCCAGGTCCGCGATGACCATCTGGGCCGTCCCCGCATCCGGCCCCACCTGCTGCCCGGTCAGGACGTGCTTCTCGACGACCACCCCCGGACAGGGGGCGACGAGGGTGAACTCGTTGTCGGCCTTCTCGGAGACCCGCAGGGCGTCGACCTTGGCCGCGGCGACCTTGAGGGACATCTCGGCTTCCTTGAGCTGCTGCTGCGCCAGGATCTCCTCCTTCGCCGGCAGGGCGCGGGTCTGGACCATGGCGTGCACGCGCTCGAAGCTGGTCCGCGCCACCTCGAGATCGAGCGCGGCCTTTTCCTTGGCGGCGCGCAGGTCGGCGATCTCGGGGCTGGTGACGGAGAACAGCGGGTCCCCCTGCTTCACCTTCTGCCCGAGATCGACGAAGACCTGCCCGACGCGGCCGCTCAGGGGTGTCTGCACCTTCGAGGCCCGGGTCTCGTCGATGGCGACCCGCGCCGGCACCGGATCGGTGAGACGCGTGTCGGCGGTGGTGACGATGCCGAGCTTCAACGCCTGCCACTGCGGCGCGTCGGGGGCGATCGTCAGCGCGCTTCCCTCGACGGTCAGACCGGCGGGTTTCGCGGCGACGACAGGCTCGCGGCTGAAGCCCGTCGACAGCCACACCGACAGGCCTCCCACGAGCATCGAGCTGGAGAGACCGAACATCCGGACCACGCGGAATTTCATGGAGTCACCTCCGACGACGTCATCGAGCCGCGCGCCAGATCGGCATCGAGCCCCAGGGCCCGGCGCAGGTCGTTGCGCACGGAGAACAGGTCGAATTGAAGATCCATGACCTTGAGGAGCAGATCGGTGTGCGTGCGGCGCGCCAGGAGGAGGTCGGTCATGCTCACGCCGCCTCTGTTGACCGCCCCGAGGGTCGCCTCCAGCACCCCCTTCGATTTGGGCACCGCCTGCTCGAGGAGCCCGTCGAGCGTGCGCTCCAGGGACGCACGACGCTCCTGGAGCGCCTGCACGTCGGCCCGCCCCCGCTCCCGCAGGCCGGCGGCCGCAAGCTCCAGCTCGCGGGCCCGCGCTTCGGCGCGGCTCGCGTCGTGCTGGCCGCGGTCGAAGATCGGCAGAGGGATGCCGATGGAGAACAGGTAGGTGCGCGGCTGGTCGCCGGAAATCGTCAGATTGTCATGGGTGTATCCGAGGCTCAGGCTGGGATCCGGGATCCTGCGCCGGCGGGCCAGGAGCGCGTCCTTCCCGGCCGCGTCGCGCTCGAGCATCAGCGCCTGGATGTCGGGCCGGCGGTCGATCGCCGTCCGGATGTCTCCGGGCTCCGGCAGCGCGGCGGCGCCGTTCACGCTGTCGATGCCGGTCTCCTCCACACCGCAGGGGGCCGCCAGCACCGCGCCGCAGGAGGCCACCTCGGCCTCGGACTCCCGGAGGTTGGCGGCGACCTCCGATTCGAGAAGCATCGTGTCGACCAGGAGACGGTCGAAATCGTTTCCGCTCAGATCCCCGTTGTCGACCCGCGAGCGCTGCAGCTCCACGTTCTGCTGAGCCGACGCCAGGCTGTCCTCCAGGACCGACTGGCGCGCGCCCAGGTAGGCGACGCGGCCGAGGACGGCGCGCGCCTCGGCCATGGTGTCGCCGAGCACATCCAGGTACAACCGCCGTCCCGATTCGAGGCGCAGGCGGGCCGATTCGATGCGCGGCCCGCGCTTGCCGATCTCCACCGTCTGCGACAGGACCGTGCCGTAGATCGCGGTGTCCTTCGAAGTCAGTCCCGGCGGGTTGGTGTCGCCCAGCGGCAGGTCGGAGACGCTCCCGGAGAGAGAGGGATTGAGGTGCAGTCGATCCTGCCGGAGCGCCGCCATCGCCTGGTCGACGCGCGTGGCCGCGGCCAGGACATCCTTGTTATTGTCCTTGAGCCAGGAAAGGAGCATCCGGTCGTCGGCGAGCAACGACTTGACCGCCACGGAGTCGCCGGTCTGCCGAGGTAACGCAGCCGGCGAAGCCTCCGTGGCGGTGTCCACGCCTGTGTCGGGAGGCGCGGCCACGGCCAGGCCCGCTGCGAAGTAAAGCAGGAGTGCGGCCCCGGGGGAGAACGCGGGCCTCCTGGCGATCCTCGCGATGGCGGTTCCTCTCTTTCCCATGGCCCCTTCGGTAGCCTCCCTGTTCAGCTTGTTCGTCCAGGATCGCAAGCTTCGTGCCACGGTCCTCGTCCACCTAACCCGTTGAATCGACGGGATGCCTCGAGTTGGGCGGCCCGGCGTCGGCGGTCCGCTGAAAAAATCTTTCATGGCCGGTTTCGGTGCTGGCGTATCCTGTCCGGGAAGCCCGGCGTGTTCGGGGGAGGGGGCCCTGGCAAACAAGTACCTGCGTGACCCGATCCACGGTTCGATCGGATTCGACAAGGATCGGGAGAAGGTGGTCCTCGATCTCCTGAACACCCGCGAGTTCCAGAGACTGCGGCGCATCCGGCAGCTCGGCGCGCTGTTCCTGACTTTCCACGGCGCGGAGCACACCCGCTTCACCCACTCGGTCGGCGTGGCCTTCATGGCGAAGCGGATCTTCGACGCGCTCCTCGCCGCCGGGCAGATCCCTCGGAAGGGGCGCGCGCTGGAGCGCACGCGCCTCGTGGCGATCGCCGCGGCCCTCCTGCACGACGTCGGACACGGCCCGTTCTCGCACCTGTACGAGAAGGTGTTCAACGACCGCAAGCACGAGGAATGGACCCGGCTGATCATCCGGCATGCCCGCGGGGAGGCGGGGCGGCTGCTGCGCCGCGCCGGCCTGGTGGACGAAGTCCTGGCGGTCTACGATCGCACCTATCGGCCGTCGTTCGTGTCCGACATCGTCTCGTCGCAGCTCGACGCGGATCGGCTCGACTACCTGCTGCGCGACTCGTTCATGACCGGCGTCGCCTACGGTCAGTACGATCTCGAGTGGATCCTCACCAATCTGAGGCTGGCGCGGCGGGGCCGGCCGGGCGCCGGGAAGGATTCGGATCTGAGGCTCGCCATCAACGGGACGAAGGGGTACCACGCGGCCGAACAGTTCGTCATCGGCCGGTACCTGATGTATCAACAGGTGTATTACCACAAGACGAGCCGAGCCGCGGAGCAGATGATCCGCACGGCCCTCCAGCGCCTGGTCGACGCCCACGCCGAGAGCGGCCGGCTGCCCGATCCCTGCCCGGAGTCGATCGGTCGCCTGGTCGAGACACGCGGCAACCTGCCGGTCGAGGACTTCCTGCGTCTGGACGACTGGCTGTTCCTGTCGGCCTTCCAGGAGTGGTCGCTCGCGCCCGTCGGCCGCGTCGACGCCGTGCTGCGGGACCTGTGCGACCGGATCACGCGGCGGCGGCTGTTCAAGACGGTTCGACTGACGACGGGCACGCGGCACAAGGCGTTCGGCCAGGCGATCGAAGAGCTGAACGATCTGTTCCGGAAGAAGGGGTTCGACCCGCGCTACTACCTCCTGGAGGACGACGCGACCGATCTGCCGTACCGCGATCTGGCCTACTCCGATCGCATGGGAACGGCTCCGGAGGACATCGGCCTGGCGGTGCGCGGGCGCATCGTCGGCTACATGTCCGAGCGCAGCGTGTCGCCGCTCATCGACTCGATCCGGAATGAGCCGCGCAAGCTGCAGCGGCTGTGCTTCCCCGAGGCGATGCGCGGCGTCGTCGAGCGCCGGCTGAAGCCGTTCATCGCCAGTGAACGGCAGTAGAGGCCGGCCGGCGGAGAGCGCCCCTCAAACGCCCTGCGGTCAGGCGCTTCGGAGCGCTTGACGGGCTCTCGGGGGCAAGGTACCGTTTCCGGCCCTCGGTCGGGGCGGGGAAGGGTGGTCGCGGCATGAGAAGACTCCAGAGAAACGTTTCCAGGGTCCGGCTGGGGCTGGCGCTGTGTCTGGCCTCGACGATTCTCATCGCGGCCGGGCGACCGGCCCTGGCGCAGACGCCGGAGGAATCGCCGGCGCCCGACACCGGGCTCGTTCCGGATGAGCAGGAGGGGACGCCGGCCGCGGAGGACCCGACGCGCACGGCCGGCGGGGCGCTGCGGTTGTTCATGGCGTCGCGCCACTATCAGACCATCCGGCAGCTCAGGGGCGTGATGACCGAGAGGCTCCAGGCGCGCTTCGATCACGATTCGGCCCCGTTCAACGGCAAGCGCGGCAACCGGCTGGCCGGTTTCGACTTTGCCGAGAAGGATCTGAAGCCGGCCAGGACGGCCGGCAAACAGGTCACGCCGGCCTCGAGCTATATCGCGTCGGTCCGCAGCCTCTGGGAGGAGCAGGGGGAGGCGTCGGAGAGACGCACCGAGGCGATCACCCTGGTGCTCCAGGACAGCGGCCTGTGGCGGGTGGCGGATCTCGCGATCGGCGCCACCGAGAAGCTGCGCTTCGCCGACGCGGTGAACGGCGTGACCGCGCTGCGCATGGTTCTGCGCGCCTGGATCAGGGGGGACGCGGCGGCGGCGCGCCAGGGCATGAGCCCGGCGTTGCTCAAGAAGCTCGACGAGGACGCGCTCAGGGCGCTGTTCACGCCGGCGACGGGCCGAGGCCACGTCGCCTACCAGATCGTGGACATGACGCCGCAGGGGACCACGGGAGCCGTTGCGCGCGTGCGCCTTTACGAAACCGTCACCGGCGAGCCCGGATCGATCGACGGGCAGCCCCGGACCCTGAGGATGGTCAAAAAGGGATCGCGCTGGCTCGTCGACGGGTGGGACTGAGCGGCGGAGGATCCGAAGTATAATGTTCGTCCAGGAGGATCGCTTGGCCCGAATCCGTCAACACGCCCCCGCGACGCGCGACGATCGATTCCACGACGAGTGCGGCGTATTCGGCGTCTACCATCATCCCGAGGCCGCGCACCTGACCTACCTGGGGCTGCACGGCCTGCAGCACCGCGGCCAGGAATCCGCCGGCATCGTGTCGTCGAGCGGCGATCGCCTGCACGAAGAGAAGGGGATGGGGCACGTGGCGCGCATCTTCAAGAAGCCGATGCTGAGGCGGCTGAGGGGTGATCTCGCCATCGGGCACGTGCGCTACTCGACCGCCGGCAAGAGCAGCGTGGAGAACGCGCAGCCGTTCCTGATCGATTCGTGCAAGGGCGAGATCGCGGTGGCGCACAACGGCAACCTGGTCAACGCCCAGGCGATCCGCATGGCGCTGGAGAAGGAGGGATCGATCTTCCGCACCACCAGCGACACCGAGGTCATCCTGCACCTGATCGCCCGCTCGAAGAAGGAGGACCTGGAGGCCGCCATCGTCGACGCCCTGAAGCAGGTGGAGGGAGCCTACTCGCTCATCTTCATCGCCCGGGATCGAATCATCGGCGTGCGCGACCCGCGCGGCTTCCGCCCGCTGTCGCTGGGCCGTCTGGGAGACTCCCACATCCTCAGCAGCGAGTCCTGCGCCTTCGACCTCATCGACGCCGTCCTGGTCCGCGACATCGAGCCGGGCGAGATGGTGGTCATCGGGGAGGCGGACGTGAAGTCGTACCGGCCGTTCCCCCCGCAGCCGGTGTCGCAGTGCATCTTCGAGTACGTCTATTTTTCGCGACCCGACTCGCAGGTCTTCGGGCGGAGCGTGCACGAAGTGCGCAAGCGGCTCGGTCGCATCCTCGCCAAGGAGCAGCCGGTTCAGGCCGACATCGTGGTTCCGGTGCCCGACTCCGGCATGTACGCGGCGCTCGGATATTCCGATGAATCGAAGATCCCGCTGGAATTCGGACTGGTGCGCAATCATTACGTCGGGCGCACGTTCATCGAGCCGCAGCAGTCGATCCGTCACTTCGGGGTGAAGCTGAAGCTGAACCCGGTGCGCGCGCTCCTGAAGGACAAGCGGGTCGTGCTCATCGACGACTCGATCGTGCGCGGCACCACGAGCCGGAAGATCGTGTCCATGGTCCGCTCGGCCGGAGCGAGCGAAGTCCACATGCGCATCTCGTGCGCGCCGACCGTGGGTCCGTGCTATTACGGCGTCGACACGCCCCGCCGGGCGGAGCTCATCGCCTCCTCGCACACCGTCGAAGAGATCCGACGCTACATACGGGCCGACTCCCTCGGCTACCTGTCGCTCGAGGGCATGTACCGCGCGGTGGGCGAGGGCCGTTCGTTCTGCACCGCCTGCTACACCAATACGTATCCTGTCCCGGTCCCCAAGGAGGAAGAGGCGCACGGGATGGTCTCGGGTCGCAGGTTGTAGCCTCTTTCGTTCTCAATCGAGCTTCTTCTGGAAGCGGCGGCGCGCGCCGCAGGGGCCTTCGGTCCCATAGGGGACCGGCGGTGCGCGCCCTTTGACGAAAGGCGAGTCGATGACCCTATCCAACGCGAACGCCGCCACTGGCTCCGGCCAGGGCACTCCGCGGCCGTACGTCCCGGCGCGGCCGTCCATCCCGATCGACAGCGCCGTCCTGACCGATCGATTCGGCAAGTTCGAGGCCGGCGCGCGCAAGATTCGCTGGGACGACCAGGGTCCGGTGACGATCGACTGGTCGATGTTCGACCGCAGCAAGCTGACGCTCGACAACCTGCTGGTGGTGAAGCTCGTCACGTTCGTCGAGTCGTACGCCGACGTGTACACGTCGCTCCTCCTCGACCAGTTCTGCACGAACGACACCATGGCGACCTTCTTCCAGCTCTGGGAGAGGGAGGAGTCGAACCACGCGGCGAAACTGGTGGCGTACCTGCATCTCGTCGGACTGGACAAGAAGGAGCTTCACGAATCGCTGCAGCGGCCGCGCTCGAAGAAGTTCGACGTGCCGTACATCAAGACTCCGCTGCAGGCCAACTGCTTCACGTACTGCCAGGAGCTCCTGACCGCCTTCTTCTACCAGATGTTCCGGCGCACCGTGCAGGAGCCGCTCCTGAACGAGCTCCTGACCAAGATCATCGCCGACGAGTGGCGCCACTTCCACTGGTACGAAGGCGTCCTGGAGATGCACCTGGAGACGGATCGCAAGAAGACGATCGAGGAATGCATCCCGGTGTTCGAGAATTTTGCCATGCCGGGGAACCAGATCCTCGGGTCCGAATACGATATCCTGACGGACGAGATCATCAAGCGCATGCGGTTCAGCACCTCCGAGATCTTCCAGATCGCCCGCCACATCACGTCGACATTTGGACTGATCGACGGGGGAAAGATGTTGGCGCGGTCCTCCTACGCCCGCAACATGAAGGACGTGGTCATGCGCAAGAAACCGCCGAAGCCGCACCACGAGGAGGTGGTGCGCTCGTTCGTCGCCGACCTCGAGAAGGCCCTTCAGGCCAGCCCCGCCTGAAGAGGGGGATTCCAAGGAGCGTCCGCCCGATGCCGTCCGCAGCCGACAGCGCCGAGTCGACGCGCCTCGCCATCGACACTCTGAAAACGCTCGCCATCGACGCGGTCGAGCAGGCGAAATCGGGCCACCCCGGCCTGCCCATGGGGGCGGCCGACTACGCCTTCTACCTCTGGACCCGGCACCTGCGTTTCGATCCGGGGGCCCCCGACTGGCCGGACCGCGACCGCTTCGTGCTCTCGGCCGGTCACGGCTCGATGCTCCTCTACGCCCTCCTGCACCTGTCCGGCTACGACCTGCCGCTCGAGGAGATCAAGAGGTTCCGGCAGTGGGGGAGCATGACCCCCGGCCACCCGGAGCACGGCTGCGTGCCGGGTGTTGAGACGACCACCGGGCCGCTGGGGCAGGGCTTCGGCAACGCGGTCGGCATGGCGATCGCGGCGAGGATGGCGGCGGAGCGTTTCAACATTCCCGGCATCAAGGTCGTCGACCATCGGACCTGGGTGATCGCGAGCGACGGCGACATCATGGAAGGAGTGCAGAGCGAGGCCGCCTCGATCGCCGGCCATCTCGCGCTCGCCAACCTCACCGTGCTCTACGATGACAACCACATCACCATCGAGGGAGAGACCTCCCTGACGTTCTCCGAGGACGTCGGCCGCCGCTACGAGGCCTACGGCTGGTCGGTCGAGCGCATCGACGGGCACGATCACGGGCAGATCCAGGCGGCGCTCGCCCGCGCCGCCGCCGAGACCGCGAGGCCCCGGCTCATCATCGCGCGCACGCACATCGCCAACGGCAGCCCCGGCAAGCACGACTCGGCCAGGGCGCACGGCGAGCCGCTGGGTCCGGAGGAGGCGGCCGCGACCAAGCGGGCTCTCGGCTGGCCGGCGCAGCCTCCCTTCCTGGTGCCGGACGGAGCGAAGGCGCCGTTCGCGGCGCGCGCCGAGGCGGGGCGCCGGGCCCGCGAGGACTGGAGGAAACGCTTCGAGGCCTGGAGCCTCGAGCGCCCCGACCTGCGCGCGCTGTGGGACCTCTACCACGCGCGCGCCGTCCCCGGGGATCTCTTCGCCCGCCTGCTCGAGTCGGTGTCCCCGCCCGCGGGCTCGCCCGCTCCGAAGCCCGAGGCGACGCGCGCCACCTCCGGCAGGGTGCTGCAGAAGGCGGCGGAGCTGGTCCCCTCCCTGTGCGGCGGCAGCGCCGACCTGGAGCCCTCGACCAAGACCTTCATCAAGTCCTCGACGGCGGTCGGTCCCGGCTCGTTCGCGGGACGGAACTTTCACTTCGGGGTGCGCGAGCACGGCATGGGCGCCATCCTGAACGGCCTGGCGCTGTACGGCGGGCCGATCCCGTACGGCGCGAGCTTCCTGATCTTCTCGGACTACATGCGCCCCCCGATGAGACTCGCGGCGATGATGCGCCTCCAGGTCGTCTATGTGTTCACCCACGACAGCATCTTCCTGGGGGAGGACGGTCCGACGCACCAGCCGGTCGAGCAGCTGCCGGGCCTGCGGCTGGTTCCCAATCTCGAAGTGGTGAGACCCGCCGACCCGCTCGAGGTGGCGATGGCGTGGACGCTGGCGCTCGAGCGCCGGGACGGCCCGACGGCCCTCGTCCTGACCCGACAGGAGGTCCCGTTCCTGACGCGGGCCCCCGGCTTTTCTCCGGACGTCATGCGACGGGGGGGCTACGTCCTGTCGGAGGCTCCGGCGCCGCGCGGGTCGGGTCCGGCCGGGAACGCCGGCACGGGACCGTCCCTCG
This DNA window, taken from Candidatus Dormiibacterota bacterium, encodes the following:
- a CDS encoding CusA/CzcA family heavy metal efflux RND transporter; protein product: MLDALLRYSLKNRIAPFVLAAVLAAGGWYAFSRLTVEAFPDPTDTQVQVITLFSGQPTEEVERRVSIPLERALNGTPGLFRLRSISLFGLSFVTLTFEDGVEPYLARQQVLERMGQAELPEGVQPSLGPLATPIGEVYRYTLQGKGADPMSLRTQQDWVVRPQLLRVPGVADVVSYGGLLREIHVEPDPVRMAALEVGLSDIFEALKKASDNASGGYVERGSEMFVIRSLGIFKDLKDVEEVRVGSKGGVPVTVKNVGRVTIGYAPRQGIVTRNEDEDAVEGIVLMRRGENPSVVLKGLRERIADINDRVLPQGIRIQPFYDRTELVDTTLHTVFHNLAEGAFLVVLVLFLFMLSVKASLIVAAVIPLSLFSSFLYLYVRGMSANLLSMGAVDFGIIVDGAVILVEHLFHRVHGEDLRDDVHPGNEAERLSDRILKAAREVARPTLFSLLIIIAAYLPIFSLQRVEGRIFRPMANTVVSALLGALLVSFTLVPVLAHMSLRRSRPVPDSPLLSWARRAYDPAIRFSMLRPEIVLTLAAGAFLSALTLLPRLGSEFLPELNEGALYVTLTLPGNMSLTAGRRLVPLLKERLRRTPEVTELLSQLGRPEDGTDPTLSNNLEIFVKLKPMPEWRSSVHGLDDLIAEMERNIREVPGTEYNFSQPIRDNVNENISGQFGQIAVKIYGDDLDVLQDAALKAEDAIAKVPGVADLGIVKAGEMPQIAVTLDRQALARYDLDLADVQDYVETAMGGHIASELWEGEKRFDVTVRLPSATREDIGSIRTLMLPLKNGALVPLTAVADVRMGTGRAAITRENGRRYVGIRMNVRDRDMGSFVQEARARVASGQALPAGYEITWGGEFENQERAMARLQLVIPLSLLLTFLLLFSAFGSVWDCALIMLNVPLALIGGVLGLAAARMPLSVSAAVGFIALLGQAVLNGVLVVASIKARVERGENFYEAVVAGTRDRLRAVLMTALLASLGLLPAALSHAIGSETQRPIAVVVVGGTLSSAVLTLVILPVTYYWATRLKERLLGRAPALSPLLP
- a CDS encoding efflux RND transporter periplasmic adaptor subunit; this translates as MKFRVVRMFGLSSSMLVGGLSVWLSTGFSREPVVAAKPAGLTVEGSALTIAPDAPQWQALKLGIVTTADTRLTDPVPARVAIDETRASKVQTPLSGRVGQVFVDLGQKVKQGDPLFSVTSPEIADLRAAKEKAALDLEVARTSFERVHAMVQTRALPAKEEILAQQQLKEAEMSLKVAAAKVDALRVSEKADNEFTLVAPCPGVVVEKHVLTGQQVGPDAGTAQMVIADLASVWVLADLFESDATQIKEGSRAVVTSPSIPGLNAEGTVAMVSAVVDPDRHTVPIRVRLANPDGVLRPNTYARVRFATASRAGTVEIPATALISDGARQYVYVRDDAGRFARREIVAGASRDGRVPVLSGLTPGEIIADEGGLLLDNQVTLGA
- a CDS encoding HD domain-containing protein, translating into MAGFGAGVSCPGSPACSGEGALANKYLRDPIHGSIGFDKDREKVVLDLLNTREFQRLRRIRQLGALFLTFHGAEHTRFTHSVGVAFMAKRIFDALLAAGQIPRKGRALERTRLVAIAAALLHDVGHGPFSHLYEKVFNDRKHEEWTRLIIRHARGEAGRLLRRAGLVDEVLAVYDRTYRPSFVSDIVSSQLDADRLDYLLRDSFMTGVAYGQYDLEWILTNLRLARRGRPGAGKDSDLRLAINGTKGYHAAEQFVIGRYLMYQQVYYHKTSRAAEQMIRTALQRLVDAHAESGRLPDPCPESIGRLVETRGNLPVEDFLRLDDWLFLSAFQEWSLAPVGRVDAVLRDLCDRITRRRLFKTVRLTTGTRHKAFGQAIEELNDLFRKKGFDPRYYLLEDDATDLPYRDLAYSDRMGTAPEDIGLAVRGRIVGYMSERSVSPLIDSIRNEPRKLQRLCFPEAMRGVVERRLKPFIASERQ
- a CDS encoding TolC family protein; this translates as MGKRGTAIARIARRPAFSPGAALLLYFAAGLAVAAPPDTGVDTATEASPAALPRQTGDSVAVKSLLADDRMLLSWLKDNNKDVLAAATRVDQAMAALRQDRLHLNPSLSGSVSDLPLGDTNPPGLTSKDTAIYGTVLSQTVEIGKRGPRIESARLRLESGRRLYLDVLGDTMAEARAVLGRVAYLGARQSVLEDSLASAQQNVELQRSRVDNGDLSGNDFDRLLVDTMLLESEVAANLRESEAEVASCGAVLAAPCGVEETGIDSVNGAAALPEPGDIRTAIDRRPDIQALMLERDAAGKDALLARRRRIPDPSLSLGYTHDNLTISGDQPRTYLFSIGIPLPIFDRGQHDASRAEARARELELAAAGLRERGRADVQALQERRASLERTLDGLLEQAVPKSKGVLEATLGAVNRGGVSMTDLLLARRTHTDLLLKVMDLQFDLFSVRNDLRRALGLDADLARGSMTSSEVTP